The genomic region GGAAACACGGGAACGGTCGCCGCCGTTCGGGTGATTGGGCTGTGAAGCCTGCGTGACCTGCGTCAAGACGGCGTTCCGGCCCCCTGCGGTTTCCGGTGGGGCTTGTAGCATCGACCAATCGCAACGCCCGTCTGCTTGGAGTCGCATGACGCCCAAGGTCGTCCTCGTCACCGGAGTCAGCCGCTTCCTCGGCGGCCACCTCGCCGCGCGGTTCGCCGCGAACCCGGACGTCGAGCGCGTGCTCGGGGTCGACACCGAGCCGCCGCCGCGTGACCTGCTGCGCAGGATGGGGCGGGCGGAGTTCGTGCGGGCCGACATCCGCAACCCGCTGATCAGCAAGGTCATCTCCACCGCGAACGTGGACACGGTCGTCCACGCCTCCGTCACCGCGAACCCGGCCGGGCCCACCGGTCGCACGGTGATGAAGGAGATGAACGTCATCGGCACCATGCAGCTGCTGGCCGCGTGCCAGAAGTCGCCGAACGTGCGCAAGCTCGTCGTGAAGTCGACGAGCGCCGTCTACGGGTCGAGCTCGCGCGACCCGGCGGTGTTCACCGAGGACATGGGACCGAAGGACCTGCCGTCGTCCGGGTACGCCAAGGACGCGGTCGAGGTCGAGGGGTACGTGCGCGGGTTCGGCCGCCGCAGGCCGGACGTCAACGTCACGACGCTCCGCTTCACCAACTTCATCGGGCCGCGCATCGACACGGTCCTCACGCGCTACTTCGCGCTTCCGGTCGTGCCCACGGTGCTGGGCTACGACGCGCGCGTGCAGCTGCTGCACTCCGAGGACGCCCTCGCTGTCCTCGAACGCGCGACGCTGCACGACCTGCCGGGTGTGTTCAACGTGGGCGGTGACGGCGTGCTGCTGTTGTCGCAGGCCATCCGCAGGGCGGGCAGGCTGAACCTGCCCGTGCCCAGCATGGCCGTGCCCACGGTCGGCGGCTTCTTCCGGAGCGCCCGGCTCGTCGACTTCTCGCCGGACCAGATGAGGTTCCTCAACTGGGGGCGCGTGGTCGACACCACCCTGCTGAAGAAGGAGTTCGGGTTCACGCCGCGGTGGACCACCCAGCAGGCCTTCGACGACTACGTGAGCGGCCGGGGTCTCAAGCCGCTCGTCGACTCCGAGACGGTTGAGGCCGCGGAACGGGGAATCCTCGACGTGGCCGCCCGTTTCCGCTGATCACCGCTTGAGGAGATGAACGCAGTGGCAGGAGCACGCGTTATCCCGCTGCACGACCCGGAGCGCGACGCCGCACGCAGAGCGCGGCACGTCGAGGTGGTTCCGGAGCCCGCGCAGCAGCAGTCCGCGACGCCGGACTGGGAACGCCGGCTGGCCGACCTGCTGGCGTTCGCGCGCAGGCGGATCGCCGGCGACTACCAGGTCGACGAGTTCGGGTTCGACAAGGACCTGACCGAGAACGTGCTGATGCCGCCGCTGAGGCCGCTGTACGAGAAGTGGTTCCGGGTCGAGACGATCGGCCTGTCGAACGTCCCGGCGGCC from Lentzea guizhouensis harbors:
- a CDS encoding NAD-dependent epimerase/dehydratase family protein, encoding MTPKVVLVTGVSRFLGGHLAARFAANPDVERVLGVDTEPPPRDLLRRMGRAEFVRADIRNPLISKVISTANVDTVVHASVTANPAGPTGRTVMKEMNVIGTMQLLAACQKSPNVRKLVVKSTSAVYGSSSRDPAVFTEDMGPKDLPSSGYAKDAVEVEGYVRGFGRRRPDVNVTTLRFTNFIGPRIDTVLTRYFALPVVPTVLGYDARVQLLHSEDALAVLERATLHDLPGVFNVGGDGVLLLSQAIRRAGRLNLPVPSMAVPTVGGFFRSARLVDFSPDQMRFLNWGRVVDTTLLKKEFGFTPRWTTQQAFDDYVSGRGLKPLVDSETVEAAERGILDVAARFR